The genomic stretch tgcaacagtgaccaaacgtcttcaacacgccccttcaaatctctctgcccattcatcttcctcaacaaattcctaaaagcatctgttctccgccgaccacatgatcaaccaagctagatagcaccggctgggggcaatcaaaaacaaccggcactcacaacctcggtctcggccagcaccactttcttttccacatctgatgtccattacacatccatgtggaggggggatatggtacggcctaagcagagccatgccggggaagaagaagccggggcagaaatttttacttgcgcagaatatacgctcaacacacatcggagcccataccacggcatagactacgctgggggcaaattgatggggcatattctgcacccgttgaccaagtcaacatattgagcaaggtcaaagatatccacagcaagtcaacgacttagacactAACCTTAACCGACGCACCGTCGGCtttgtctcttgtgcctcggctaggacaactagtcagccggggcacacatccgcgaactcatatccaagacccctcggcggcgagtcaacagggcccgccggcctgccatgggtccctcggccgagggtagatcggtctttccacctgctagccacttggccactacgtgacaaaaggtgaaagtctataaatactcctcaactctcattgaggaaaggaggggaataatccacaatttaacctaagaatcactattcatctggtaatatcttccttatctctctacaatacatacttcgccaagtaacaacaacttatctctctaagtttactgacttgagcgtcggagtgagttcgctcggtccaaagccgagcgctcagtttgttcactgtatcaggagaccgcaaggaggattcaaccaaagacgtcattctacaagcacgggtgataacaatacttgctctggaattacacccggaacaggtaCACATCGacgaattaaaatgctaattaATCGATTTGTTGCTTGCTCGTATATGTCtcatattattaattaattatttttgacACTTTCAATACACCTACAAAAAGTGTGAGATGATGAAGATTTACGACGTGCATTCAAGTACTTTGACAAAGACTCTAGTGGCTACATTGAGTTTCAAGAATTAAAAGATGAGTTACTTTCTGATGATTTCTGTACCAAAAGTGAACAAATCATAAGTTAAATTCTTTTTGTTGTCGATTTGGACAAGGTACACCTTTAATTTTACGGATATGGTTAAGAATTTGTCGGATTCGGATTCAGAAATGACATAATTGAGGCGGTCCTTCAGATTAGGGCATATAATTATGTTTCTCCTATACACATCATTATTGAGGTGGTCATTCAGATTACGAcatgtaattatgttaaaattttaATATACACATAATTGAGGACCAAATTTACTCGACTCATCTCATTTGTCTGGTCTACTTCTCATGTTATGAGTTCGAATTTGGTAAAACATCATAACACGTTTGTAGCATTTCAATCATAAAATAATCTCGTAGGTATTAGCTTAATTTGCCATCAGAAGTATCATAGTACCTGCAATGATAAAGTTAGGATCTAAATTTAACAAGCCAATCGAAACATTTAACTAAAAACCTGAAAATTTTTATTCTTTAGCGAAAACGAACGCCTGTACTAACCCTTCTATAACTCCACCGTTATTCCGTGTTGGTTTAAAGTGAATTACTAGTTCCTTAATTCCTTGAAAATCATAGGGATAATGCTCTTGGTTCTCTTGTCTTTATCATATTATTCTAAGATCGTGCACTCCATGCATGTTTTCTTGCTTATTTCACTTGATTAAAAATTGTTCACTTCACTATCTTTGTTGGCCATAAGACGGCAGGACGGTAATTAGACTAGGTACACCCTACACTTATGTCTTATGTGTGTCACCATCATTGGCTAAGTAATATAAATGTTAATTTGGTCTAATTGTCACAAATAATGTGATAATTTGCTGACTTAATTAGCTACTAGCTTTTTAGAATCATCTACATATTTTTTTATGATTGCTTGAATGCCTTTATTTGAACACTTTTTGCATAAATCATATACTATGCAACAAGGAGATTATAAAAACACATTAGAAAAAAATATATTACAAGGAAATCTCGAATATACACTAAAATTCGCCATTTTTAACTTGTTAAATCCATGCAACACGAGTTTGCATGCAGGGTAGGTCTGAGGTCTGAGCATTGATGAGAATTCATAATTCAGCTGgttatagacatattgatcgagATATATAGGCAATTTAGGCCGTATTTTGTATTAATAATAAGCAAAATACATACTCTCTTTAATTTAGTGACGTATTTTCCTTTATATTTAACTTAGTACTTCGTTATACTAGATCAGAAATACCAATATTTTTGTGGGTTTTCGGGCCTTAAAAGAcatattttgccatgaaaaaaAAACTCTAAAATATCGACAACTCTAGCATTAAAACTTAAATTCTAAAATACAGAAAAACCGGCAATATTCATGAAGCGGAATGAGTACTATTTTTCTTTATAATTAATTGGACTAACATTCTTCAAAATGTGAAGGGACGGCAGCCCTACAATACATGAGACATTCTTCTACGACCTTAATGAAATTTCAATATTTTGACTAGTCCACTATTATACATTCCCTGCACATACCACCACTTTTTTTTAACAATAAAATTCTCATGAAAGCTCCTTGTATTTGGACTTTTAGCAACAAAAAAAATGACATAATattctttattttattaatcaTTCTATACTTTATACTCCAACCGTCCCAATTAATtatttacttttgattaaaatacttcgGCTGAGATGgaaaaattaatttaacataatATTAATAAGTCAATGATACTTTTCTTACCAACTAAACTTTCATGGTATATAACCATTAGTGGAGCTCCTGTTTAAACTTGAGTGTCCCTTCATAGTGGCTCCCAAAACAAATTAGTATAATCTTTTAtatatttttcattcttttttattatttataCAAATATTATCTAAACTCCCTAaattttatttttcaaattttcataccctttttttttacaatattttcatgcaatttgatgttttgttcatcttaaatGTATGTCACATGTTTTTCACGTCATTCAAAGATCTATAATTCCTAATGAAATAGTAATCATTCGATACAGATTAAAATCTCGGTCGACGATATATTCATGCTAGGCAACGGAATTCGGAACTTCTGATTGTTTTTCATTTGAAGGGATGCTATTTTGTTGTtggtgagtttttttttttgtgtgtgtgttttATTTCATCaaaagaaaactaataaaaaaagaaaaaaaatattatatattgaaaagggaaaaaaaaaaaggtatatGGTGGTGATTGAGAGAGCGAGTTCATTGTCTTCCTTGTCATCGACAAGGAAGACAGAAAAAGGTCGGAGTTTTGAAAAAGATACGAATAATACTCATGAAATTGTTAAACTAAAATCTGTCAAAAGAGCGAGCTCATTTTCTTCTATAAGGAAGGAGAAACAAATCATGACTAGTAGTAGTCCGAAACACGGTCAAGAGAGGCTAAAGTCGAAACTTATGCCAAGAGCGAGCTCATTTTCTTCTTTACCTTCGCCTTTAAAAAAGGAAAAACTTATTAGAGGTGGTAGCTCATTGTCGACTTCTAATGTCGAGTCACCTAAGAGGGCGAGGAAGAGTTTGACCGGGAAGGTGAAGTCGAAAATCAAGGAATTGGGTCCCATTTGTAAAAAGCGTAAGGAAGTATTGACTTCTATACAGGTGGATGATGAATTTGAGGTTTGTTTCGATAAACAGATTAATGAGGGGACGATGATTAATCCCGATGACTGCTTTTGGCTGTCATCGGGTAGCATGTCCCCTCAGGAGTTTGGTTTGTTCATGAGCGCGCTTGATCCTTGCCTTGACGAATGGGTTATCTCCTTTGTACCTCAGTCGTCAAATTCTCCTAGTGTTGTTAAGCACGAGGTTGTTACAAGCGGAGAGACGCTTGTAGAGGAGCCTGTTAAGCACGTGGTTATTAATGAAGATCCAGCTTGTTCGAGCTCTCTTGCTTTGAGCACATACACTAACAATTCCGCGTTTTGGAATATGGATAGGACCGGTGTATGGGTGTCTTTGATTAATCTCGAAGGTGAAAATTCAAATTTAATTTCTGATGAAATTTCGGAAGATGAGGAATTAGATTCTAATTTTCCTAGCCCTACGCATCAGGAAATTAATTGGGATGCGTATTCATCTGATGTCGGGATTTCTTCGTCTGCAAGATCAACTCAAGAGAGTTCTCACAGTGATTGGTCTTCTGACCTACTTTCTGATTCTCTGGATTGGGATCTTGATTCTGAAGACCCGATATTTTGGCCATTTGGGTTAGAGTCTGGGTGGGATCCGAATCTAGAATCTTTTTCAGTGTCCCCTCGTAAAGGGACATACAAAACAGACCTAGATTCGGAAAatgatggtgttggtgttggggttggtgttgtttcccctaattctatCAAGTTTCGACTTCATGCTAGTCGAGATGGTAATAAAGACGGATTTAAGAAGAAAATCCTTTTTGTCTCGGGTTTAAGTGCCTCGAAGATAATCGAGTTTAAAAAGGGGTATCGGAAAAAGATAGCTTCTTCAAGACGGTCACAAATTGGGAAAAGAGTTGGTCGTTTTAAGAGACGGGTGCCTCCTCCTATACTCGAGACTGATCTTGAGGGAATATCACCTAAAGAAACTCCTACAAAAGAAACACAGGAGGAATTGGTCAGTTTTGCTTCTGATATGATGTCTGGATCGGAGGATTGGGCCGATGAAATGGACTCGGATGGCCCATTAGTCTGGCCCAATGATCAAAGAACTGATTGGAATTGGAATGTTACCTGTGATTTTCTCAACATTTCACCTAGGAAAAATGTTGTCAACATTACAAATTTCGGCTCTCCAAAAGGCGGTTTCACAGTTTCAGGATCTATACGACTGAAATTCCGGTCTAATAAGAAGTCGAAAACCAAATCAAGTTACACCCTGCCTGGTTTAGGAGCATCCAAAAATTTCAAGTTCAAACCCGAGTCTCATAGAAGGGGGAAAAAAACTACGCCACTGAGGCTAAGTCCGTCTTGTAAAAGTTTGGTGGTTATAGTCCCTCCAAAGAGGATATCATCGTTTAAACCGACTGGCTATAATAACGGAATTACCAGGATTACTGCTAATAATGGGAAGAGAATAAGATCTATGCCTATACAAATGGGTAGATCAGCTGAAGAATATATCAGAATGCTATCTGCTGGTTCTGTAAACAGGAAGTTTCCGAAAGCTGTACTAACCTCAGAAAAGAACCCGATTGAGACCGCTATGGGGCTCAGTGAGTTTGATGGACACGAGGGTGTCGATATGGATTTCGAGGAAGGGAATTTCTCTTTTGAAGAATTCAGGAATGGTTGAGATGAGAAACTGATGATTTCAGGATTTTTTTTCCTGTTATTGCATGCAGGAAAATGCTGCCATATTTTTGCTGTTGTTCCTTTTCTTTAATATTAATATGTTTGTTTGTTGCATTTATGTGTGTGATATCAAAAAATgattaaaaaaaatcataaaagaCAAAAGATCAAAATAGAGTGATTGAAGATTTTTGTGATCTGGTCATGTACCTATTTTGATGTTTTTCTGTAAGACAATATGATACTGTAatagaaaaaaatgaaaatacaGAAAAAAGAGGCTAGTTTATTTTGATTACATTGTGTTTAATTTTGGTGTCAATTGGAATAATATTATTGTATACGGATATAAGTTCGACCTTTTTTGAAAATCACATAAACTAGTACAACTTGGAGCGAATTAGATCGTGTATTTGGAGCGAATTTTTGCATACATTAGTTGATGAAGTGCATTCGCTTCTTCAGTCATTCCACCGGTATCAAGTATTGAGTAATAGGAAATAAATATAATTGTTGgactcaaccatcaccttaaggttttgattGAGATGGTTGAGGTCCAACAATTATATTTATTTCATATTATTCAACCATCTCAACAAAACTttaagttgat from Silene latifolia isolate original U9 population chromosome 5, ASM4854445v1, whole genome shotgun sequence encodes the following:
- the LOC141655938 gene encoding uncharacterized protein LOC141655938, whose translation is MVVIERASSLSSLSSTRKTEKGRSFEKDTNNTHEIVKLKSVKRASSFSSIRKEKQIMTSSSPKHGQERLKSKLMPRASSFSSLPSPLKKEKLIRGGSSLSTSNVESPKRARKSLTGKVKSKIKELGPICKKRKEVLTSIQVDDEFEVCFDKQINEGTMINPDDCFWLSSGSMSPQEFGLFMSALDPCLDEWVISFVPQSSNSPSVVKHEVVTSGETLVEEPVKHVVINEDPACSSSLALSTYTNNSAFWNMDRTGVWVSLINLEGENSNLISDEISEDEELDSNFPSPTHQEINWDAYSSDVGISSSARSTQESSHSDWSSDLLSDSLDWDLDSEDPIFWPFGLESGWDPNLESFSVSPRKGTYKTDLDSENDGVGVGVGVVSPNSIKFRLHASRDGNKDGFKKKILFVSGLSASKIIEFKKGYRKKIASSRRSQIGKRVGRFKRRVPPPILETDLEGISPKETPTKETQEELVSFASDMMSGSEDWADEMDSDGPLVWPNDQRTDWNWNVTCDFLNISPRKNVVNITNFGSPKGGFTVSGSIRLKFRSNKKSKTKSSYTLPGLGASKNFKFKPESHRRGKKTTPLRLSPSCKSLVVIVPPKRISSFKPTGYNNGITRITANNGKRIRSMPIQMGRSAEEYIRMLSAGSVNRKFPKAVLTSEKNPIETAMGLSEFDGHEGVDMDFEEGNFSFEEFRNG